A single Candidatus Thalassolituus haligoni DNA region contains:
- a CDS encoding PAS-domain containing protein, translated as MDSLIHQVWFVGGLSLMYVGFLFVIAIWGSRWMRPSWQPYVYSLTLAIFCTTWAFYGTVQQALTHGWILAPTYAGAILLITVGWKVMDRIIQIARQENSTTISDFISARFGHSRGVGILVALLCLLGVVPYIALQLKAVSASFQLVTLTSSVELSWYSDPTLIIAGIMAIFSILFGTRTVDSSESHQGMMLAIAFESLVKLVALTAVGLFAVYGLYDGFADLVNKAMAEGDIARTLTDYADPSVYLTHALLGGVAIIALPRHFHVAVVEYRSQRDIRAARWMFPLYLLAINLFVLPLGMVAMLNQDLLESFTYITLELPLAFHQEWLALLAYIGGLSAGTSMVIISSITLATMVCNEIVLPILIKFGWQGNGTGIKLRVLLIRRVAIVGVLALAFIYYRLLSQFHSLSEIGLLAFVAIAQFAPAILVGMIWHGANRMGAYWGIGTGFAVWSYTLFLPVVSDMGWVDPAFLDGPWGLAFLQPHGLLGLNELNPIVHGTFWSLMLNTLMLVIASLYHKPSFADTEQAQRFVYSTGSSGQLSSRRYAIRAQDLRALLQRFINPAKVNAFFEDFSNPLTGRILHRGEVDEPMLKEADRLLSSVVGRKGSALLLRNLVEDDTGQYTTLNNLVEEVSEVVLFNRDLLNSILHSLNQGITVVDEHLTLVAWNQRFASLYGFPQGYLYVGQSVEALLGHIARSGGYGDQNVDALVAQRFRELRNREILHYVRKTRDGRSIELSGTPIGENLYITVYSDITEYRHIEDQLRSANEVLEQRVEERTRKLTELNNDLQKASRNKTRFLAAAGHDLVQPLNSASLFSASILNKLERKQAASPGAVDEIMPVAQHLDQSLHSAESLLNELLEISKLDADIVRPRRQVFALCRVLDSLVDEFRPLAEQKGIELHYLRSSARVDSDPVLLRRIVQNLLSNALRYTRQGKILVGTRRQQQGVQVQVLDTGIGIPAHELDMIFEEFHRLEGVRNGVEPHAPANTKGLGLGLSIVRRLCLLLDHPMRVVSEPEQGSCFSVSIPTTVAPLTATPSARDDQGERGSGLVLCIDNEQQIIDGMAMLLGDWGYQVITANSFNRARKALAGQIPDLVIIDYHLDQGVTGLDVMAGFRQVWQRQVPCMVITADYTDEVKQRIEELGFMLLRKPVKPMALRALLNKML; from the coding sequence ATGGATAGCCTGATTCATCAGGTCTGGTTTGTCGGTGGGCTGTCACTGATGTACGTCGGCTTTTTGTTTGTGATCGCCATTTGGGGGTCACGCTGGATGCGGCCTTCCTGGCAGCCTTATGTGTACAGTCTGACGCTGGCCATTTTTTGCACCACCTGGGCGTTTTACGGCACGGTACAACAGGCGCTGACCCATGGCTGGATTTTGGCACCGACCTACGCCGGAGCCATCCTCCTGATTACTGTGGGCTGGAAGGTCATGGATCGGATTATCCAGATCGCCCGGCAGGAAAACAGCACCACAATTTCCGATTTTATCTCGGCCCGCTTCGGTCATAGCCGGGGCGTGGGCATTCTGGTGGCGCTACTGTGTTTGCTGGGGGTGGTGCCTTATATCGCGTTGCAGCTCAAGGCGGTGTCTGCCAGTTTCCAGCTGGTAACGCTGACCAGTTCGGTCGAATTAAGCTGGTACAGCGACCCGACGCTGATCATCGCTGGCATCATGGCCATTTTCAGTATTCTGTTTGGTACCCGCACGGTGGATTCCAGCGAAAGCCATCAGGGCATGATGCTGGCAATTGCGTTCGAATCGCTGGTCAAGCTGGTGGCACTGACCGCCGTCGGGCTGTTTGCTGTGTATGGTCTGTACGACGGCTTTGCCGATCTGGTGAACAAGGCCATGGCAGAAGGTGATATTGCCCGTACCCTGACGGATTATGCCGATCCCAGTGTCTATCTGACCCATGCCTTGCTGGGGGGGGTCGCCATTATTGCCTTGCCGCGTCACTTCCACGTAGCGGTAGTGGAATACCGCTCGCAGCGCGATATTCGTGCCGCCCGCTGGATGTTTCCGCTCTACTTGCTGGCGATCAATCTGTTTGTATTGCCACTCGGCATGGTGGCGATGCTGAATCAGGATCTGCTGGAATCCTTCACCTATATCACGCTGGAACTGCCACTGGCATTTCATCAGGAATGGCTGGCGTTGCTGGCTTATATCGGCGGGCTGTCGGCAGGGACGTCGATGGTGATTATTTCCTCAATCACCCTGGCGACCATGGTGTGTAATGAAATCGTCTTGCCCATTCTGATCAAGTTTGGCTGGCAGGGTAACGGCACTGGCATCAAGCTGCGGGTGTTGCTGATCCGCCGGGTGGCGATTGTCGGTGTGCTGGCGCTGGCCTTTATTTACTACCGTTTGCTGTCGCAGTTTCACAGCTTGTCGGAAATCGGCTTGCTGGCCTTTGTTGCCATCGCCCAGTTTGCGCCAGCGATACTGGTCGGAATGATCTGGCACGGTGCCAATCGTATGGGGGCTTACTGGGGGATTGGCACCGGGTTTGCTGTGTGGTCTTACACGCTGTTCCTGCCGGTAGTATCGGATATGGGCTGGGTGGATCCGGCCTTTCTTGACGGGCCATGGGGGTTGGCGTTTTTACAACCCCACGGCTTGCTGGGGCTGAATGAACTCAATCCGATTGTGCACGGCACCTTCTGGAGCCTGATGCTGAATACCCTGATGCTGGTGATTGCGTCGCTCTATCACAAACCCAGTTTTGCCGACACCGAACAAGCCCAGCGTTTTGTTTACAGTACCGGCTCATCGGGTCAGCTCAGTTCCCGGCGTTATGCCATTCGAGCCCAGGATTTACGTGCGTTGCTGCAGCGGTTTATCAATCCGGCCAAGGTCAACGCGTTTTTTGAAGATTTCAGCAATCCGCTCACTGGTCGGATATTGCATCGTGGCGAAGTGGATGAACCCATGCTCAAAGAAGCGGATCGTTTGCTCAGTTCGGTGGTGGGACGCAAGGGTTCGGCGCTGCTGTTACGTAATCTGGTTGAGGACGATACCGGCCAGTACACCACGCTGAATAACCTGGTTGAGGAAGTCTCCGAGGTGGTGCTGTTCAATCGCGACCTGCTCAATTCCATTCTGCACAGCCTCAACCAGGGCATCACGGTGGTGGATGAACACCTGACGCTGGTGGCCTGGAATCAGCGCTTTGCCAGCTTGTACGGTTTCCCCCAAGGGTATTTGTACGTCGGCCAGTCGGTCGAGGCACTGCTGGGGCATATTGCCCGTTCCGGCGGCTATGGTGACCAGAATGTTGACGCACTGGTGGCGCAACGCTTCAGGGAGTTACGCAATCGGGAGATACTGCATTACGTGCGTAAAACCCGTGATGGTCGTTCGATCGAACTGAGTGGCACCCCGATTGGCGAAAATCTCTACATCACGGTGTACAGCGACATTACCGAATATCGCCATATCGAAGACCAGTTACGCAGCGCCAACGAAGTGCTGGAACAGCGGGTCGAAGAGCGCACCCGTAAACTCACCGAACTGAATAATGACCTGCAAAAGGCCAGCCGTAACAAGACCCGCTTTCTGGCCGCTGCCGGGCACGATCTGGTGCAGCCATTAAATTCGGCGTCGCTGTTTTCAGCGTCGATACTGAACAAACTGGAGCGCAAGCAGGCAGCCAGTCCCGGTGCGGTGGATGAAATCATGCCGGTGGCCCAGCATCTGGATCAGTCGCTGCACTCCGCTGAGTCATTACTGAACGAGTTACTGGAAATCTCCAAACTGGATGCCGATATCGTCCGCCCCCGCCGCCAAGTGTTTGCACTGTGTCGGGTGCTGGACTCGCTGGTGGATGAGTTTCGCCCGCTGGCGGAACAGAAAGGTATCGAACTTCACTATCTGCGCAGCAGCGCCAGAGTGGATTCCGACCCGGTACTGTTGCGGCGTATCGTACAAAACCTGCTGAGCAACGCGCTGCGCTACACCCGTCAGGGGAAGATACTGGTTGGCACTCGACGTCAGCAACAGGGCGTACAGGTGCAGGTACTGGATACCGGCATCGGCATACCGGCCCATGAACTCGATATGATTTTTGAAGAATTTCATCGTCTTGAAGGAGTCCGTAATGGCGTTGAGCCTCATGCTCCGGCGAATACCAAAGGCTTGGGGCTGGGATTATCGATTGTACGGCGTTTGTGTTTGTTGCTGGATCACCCGATGAGGGTGGTTTCCGAACCGGAGCAGGGCAGTTGCTTCAGTGTGTCGATTCCAACGACCGTCGCACCATTAACGGCCACGCCGTCTGCTCGTGATGATCAAGGCGAACGCGGTTCCGGGCTGGTGCTCTGCATCGATAACGAACAGCAGATTATTGATGGCATGGCCATGTTGCTGGGCGACTGGGGCTATCAGGTGATTACCGCCAACAGCTTTAACCGCGCCCGCAAAGCCCTTGCCGGGCAGATACCGGATCTGGTGATTATCGACTACCACCTGGATCAGGGTGTCACCGGGCTGGATGTGATGGCCGGATTCCGTCAGGTCTGGCAGCGCCAGGTACCTTGCATGGTGATTACTGCCGACTACACCGATGAGGTCAAACAGCGGATAGAAGAACTGGGCTTCATGTTGTTACGCAAACCAGTGAAACCAATGGCGTTACGAGCACTGTTGAACAAGATGCTCTAG
- a CDS encoding TRAP transporter substrate-binding protein, translating to MKRTLTTLVATSALALCCTAVQAKPVLLKTPIAFGSNLPALGTPIAWVAEQLPIVSGGEVKMKLYEPGKLVAPLQILDAVSTGKVNSGYSIAGYWAGKMPAAAIFSTIPFGPEAPEFAAWMYYGNGLKLYQKMYDDAGYNVHVEPCALISPETSGWFKKPVNSLEDLKGLNMRFYGLGGEVLAKLGVSTSLIPGGEIFGALEKGAIDATEFSQPAIDQKLGFYKVAKHNYFPGWHQQATFFELLVNGDTWKGMTDQQRAVVSTTCKASVTNSVAESEYIQFEAIRANIEERGVTVHEWPKEMLDAFEGAWEEVATEQRKDPTFAAVYDDLQTFRSNYKLWSSRAFLPRD from the coding sequence ATGAAACGCACTCTTACGACTCTGGTGGCCACATCAGCGCTGGCGCTCTGCTGCACTGCCGTACAGGCAAAACCTGTCTTACTGAAAACCCCGATCGCTTTTGGCTCCAACCTGCCAGCCCTGGGAACACCCATCGCGTGGGTTGCTGAACAACTACCGATTGTCTCGGGTGGCGAAGTCAAAATGAAACTGTATGAACCGGGCAAACTGGTCGCTCCGCTGCAAATCCTCGATGCGGTATCCACTGGCAAAGTTAACTCAGGTTACTCCATCGCCGGTTACTGGGCTGGCAAAATGCCTGCCGCCGCCATCTTTTCAACCATCCCGTTTGGCCCGGAAGCGCCGGAATTTGCCGCCTGGATGTACTATGGCAACGGTCTCAAGCTGTATCAAAAAATGTACGATGATGCCGGTTACAACGTCCACGTTGAGCCTTGCGCACTGATCAGCCCGGAAACCTCTGGCTGGTTCAAAAAGCCGGTCAACTCCCTTGAAGACCTCAAAGGTCTGAACATGCGTTTCTATGGTCTGGGTGGTGAAGTTCTGGCCAAGCTGGGGGTCTCCACCTCACTGATTCCAGGTGGTGAAATCTTTGGTGCACTGGAAAAAGGAGCCATTGATGCCACCGAATTTTCGCAACCGGCGATCGACCAGAAGCTCGGTTTCTACAAGGTTGCCAAGCACAACTACTTTCCTGGCTGGCATCAGCAGGCCACCTTCTTTGAATTATTGGTCAACGGCGATACCTGGAAAGGCATGACCGACCAGCAGCGCGCCGTGGTATCAACCACCTGTAAGGCATCGGTCACCAACTCGGTGGCGGAGTCTGAATACATCCAGTTTGAAGCGATCCGCGCCAACATTGAGGAGCGCGGCGTAACCGTGCACGAGTGGCCGAAAGAAATGCTGGATGCCTTTGAAGGCGCATGGGAAGAAGTCGCCACCGAACAGCGCAAGGATCCGACCTTCGCGGCGGTATATGACGACCTGCAAACCTTCCGCAGCAACTACAAGTTGTGGTCCAGCCGCGCCTTTCTGCCTCGCGATTGA
- a CDS encoding TRAP transporter small permease subunit, which yields MNQHPDTALPVPFADTVDRLLIRLSQAVAWIFAILMVVILTQVMLRRGFSAGMIALEELQWHLYAIGVFAGVVYAQANNSHVRVDVLHCQFGPTAKHLVEILGLTLLLLPFLSLVFYHGLDFVYQSWRIDERSIAPAGLPWRWLIKTLIPVTMGLMIIAALNRLFREAILLQRHLSGGHHDGN from the coding sequence ATGAACCAGCACCCAGATACTGCCCTTCCGGTGCCATTTGCCGACACCGTCGATCGGCTGCTGATCCGGCTCAGTCAAGCCGTCGCCTGGATCTTCGCCATCCTGATGGTGGTGATTCTCACCCAGGTCATGCTGCGTCGCGGCTTCAGTGCCGGCATGATCGCGCTGGAAGAACTGCAATGGCACTTATACGCCATCGGCGTCTTTGCCGGTGTCGTGTATGCCCAGGCCAACAACAGCCACGTGCGGGTGGATGTCCTGCACTGTCAGTTCGGCCCAACAGCCAAACATCTGGTAGAAATTCTCGGGCTGACGTTATTGTTGCTGCCGTTTTTGTCGCTGGTGTTTTATCACGGGCTGGATTTTGTCTATCAGTCGTGGCGCATTGATGAGCGCTCGATTGCACCCGCCGGGCTGCCCTGGCGCTGGCTGATCAAAACCCTGATTCCTGTCACCATGGGGTTAATGATCATCGCCGCACTGAACCGCCTCTTTCGTGAAGCCATCCTGCTGCAACGTCATCTGAGCGGAGGTCACCACGATGGAAATTAA
- a CDS encoding TRAP transporter large permease subunit: MEINEILIIAMFASFILLLFSGFPVAWVLGGVGTVFALLAYLSDTYLDTLIGIDFTSVGLVVDRTYKIMDNWILVALPMFIFMGNLLDKSGVAENLMKSFQALFGRVRGGLAITVVLIGIILAASTGIVGASVVLLGVMSLPAMLSQGYDKTVTVGTIASAGTLGILIPPSIMLVIMADQLALSVGDLFMGAVMPGLLLGVLYIVYILGWGLFKPSSMPLDDNIQPVTAKVWIDVFKAVAPTLAMILAVLGSIFAGIATPTEASAVGAAAAMGLAWQNKRLNIKVVRECLHDTLNVSGYIFAIFIGATMFALVLRELGGDEYIESLLTALPFGPYGIILFILGIVFLLGFILDWIEITLIILPLVAPVISALEISINGYGVMDNPTLVWFVMLVALTLQTSFLTPPVGFSLFYLKGVCPPEVSLATIYKGVIPFILLQLTALALLIIFPGLVNWFPAYVYGP; this comes from the coding sequence ATGGAAATTAATGAAATCCTCATCATCGCCATGTTCGCCAGTTTTATCCTGCTGCTGTTTAGCGGTTTTCCGGTCGCCTGGGTATTGGGCGGTGTTGGTACTGTGTTTGCCCTGCTGGCCTACCTGTCGGATACGTACCTCGACACCCTGATTGGTATCGACTTTACCTCGGTGGGGTTGGTCGTTGACCGCACCTACAAGATCATGGACAACTGGATTCTGGTGGCACTGCCGATGTTTATCTTTATGGGCAACCTGCTCGATAAGTCTGGTGTCGCCGAAAATCTGATGAAATCTTTCCAGGCGCTGTTTGGCCGGGTACGCGGCGGGCTGGCCATTACTGTCGTGCTGATCGGGATTATTCTGGCGGCATCCACCGGTATTGTCGGTGCCTCGGTCGTATTGCTGGGGGTCATGTCACTGCCTGCCATGCTGAGCCAGGGTTATGACAAAACCGTCACCGTCGGCACCATTGCCAGCGCCGGGACGCTGGGCATCTTGATTCCCCCCAGCATCATGCTGGTGATCATGGCCGACCAGCTGGCACTGTCGGTCGGTGACCTGTTTATGGGAGCGGTTATGCCCGGCCTGCTGCTGGGCGTGTTGTACATCGTCTACATTCTCGGCTGGGGTCTGTTTAAACCCTCATCCATGCCTCTGGACGACAACATTCAGCCAGTGACGGCCAAGGTCTGGATCGATGTTTTCAAGGCCGTAGCACCCACATTGGCGATGATTCTGGCCGTACTCGGCAGTATTTTTGCCGGTATTGCCACGCCGACGGAAGCTTCTGCCGTAGGTGCAGCGGCGGCTATGGGCCTGGCCTGGCAAAACAAACGGCTGAATATCAAGGTCGTGCGCGAGTGTCTGCACGATACCCTCAACGTCAGCGGTTATATCTTCGCGATCTTTATCGGGGCCACCATGTTTGCACTGGTACTGCGGGAACTGGGCGGTGACGAATACATCGAGTCGTTACTGACCGCCCTGCCGTTTGGCCCCTACGGCATTATTCTGTTTATTCTTGGCATCGTATTTTTACTCGGTTTTATCCTCGACTGGATCGAAATCACGCTGATTATTCTACCGCTGGTTGCGCCGGTGATCAGTGCCTTGGAAATTTCCATCAACGGCTACGGCGTCATGGATAATCCGACTCTGGTGTGGTTTGTGATGCTGGTCGCGCTGACCTTGCAGACCTCGTTCCTGACACCGCCGGTGGGTTTCTCGCTGTTCTATCTGAAAGGTGTATGCCCGCCGGAAGTATCGTTAGCGACCATATATAAAGGCGTGATTCCGTTTATTCTGCTGCAACTGACCGCCCTGGCGTTGCTGATCATCTTCCCCGGTCTGGTCAACTGGTTCCCGGCCTACGTCTACGGGCCATAA
- a CDS encoding CBS domain-containing protein, whose amino-acid sequence MHKLTLHPVQNVDELAFPEKPVHISLNSPAKAFFTDFVDSEPMVIESSVTAVEARNMMIKTHVRLKLVVDENNRFLGIIDAEHLSDQYILLQATNTGLSSLKEVLVSELMTRKKDLTALNYSELVLSTIGDVVNCLQDNYQQHCLVVDRENHKIRGLFSASDISRKLRLPIDIHEQSSFARVFSAVS is encoded by the coding sequence ATGCATAAATTGACTCTGCACCCAGTACAAAACGTCGATGAACTGGCCTTTCCTGAAAAGCCGGTTCATATCTCTCTGAACAGCCCAGCAAAGGCGTTTTTTACCGATTTTGTCGACAGTGAACCGATGGTGATTGAATCCTCGGTGACTGCCGTCGAAGCTCGCAACATGATGATCAAGACCCATGTTCGCCTGAAGTTGGTGGTGGATGAAAACAACCGCTTTCTCGGTATCATTGATGCAGAGCATTTGTCGGATCAGTACATTCTGCTGCAAGCGACCAATACCGGCCTCAGCAGCCTGAAAGAAGTGCTGGTCTCGGAACTGATGACCCGCAAGAAAGATCTGACCGCGCTGAATTACTCCGAACTGGTGCTCTCGACCATTGGTGATGTGGTGAACTGCCTGCAAGATAACTATCAGCAACACTGTCTGGTGGTGGATCGTGAAAACCACAAAATCCGGGGCCTGTTCTCCGCCAGTGACATCTCTCGCAAGCTGCGCTTGCCGATTGATATTCATGAACAATCCAGCTTCGCACGGGTATTTTCAGCGGTATCCTGA
- a CDS encoding 1,6-dihydroxycyclohexa-2,4-diene-1-carboxylate dehydrogenase, with the protein MRPSRFENKVVIVTGAAQGIGRAVAESMAAEGAILALIDLSPIVEEVVESCLAAGSPNTLYRLANLEQFKSANDAIRSVIEELGRVDVLVNNVGGTIWAKPYEAYKPTQIEKEIRRSLFPTLWGCHAVLDTMQAQRSGTIVNVSSIATRGLNRVPYAAAKGGVNALTACLAYENAEYGIRVNATAPGGTDVGPRRIPRNTNKQSKQEEIWYQQIVDQTIDSTLMKRYSTPQEQANAILFLASDESSYLTGSVIPVGGGDLG; encoded by the coding sequence ATGCGTCCATCCCGTTTTGAAAACAAAGTCGTTATCGTCACCGGAGCTGCTCAAGGCATCGGCCGGGCGGTGGCGGAATCCATGGCGGCGGAAGGCGCGATACTGGCCTTGATTGATCTGTCGCCCATCGTCGAAGAAGTGGTCGAATCCTGCCTCGCTGCCGGTTCACCCAACACCCTCTACCGACTGGCCAATCTGGAGCAATTCAAAAGTGCCAACGACGCTATCCGTTCGGTCATTGAAGAGCTGGGTCGGGTCGATGTGCTGGTGAATAATGTCGGCGGCACCATCTGGGCCAAACCCTATGAAGCCTACAAACCGACCCAGATCGAAAAAGAAATCAGACGCTCGCTGTTTCCGACCTTGTGGGGTTGTCATGCGGTGCTCGATACCATGCAGGCACAACGCAGTGGCACCATCGTCAACGTCTCGTCGATTGCCACCCGTGGCCTGAACCGGGTGCCCTATGCGGCTGCCAAAGGCGGTGTGAATGCCTTGACCGCTTGTCTGGCGTATGAAAATGCCGAATACGGTATTCGGGTAAACGCTACCGCGCCGGGCGGCACCGACGTTGGCCCGCGTCGAATTCCGCGCAACACCAACAAACAAAGCAAGCAGGAAGAAATCTGGTATCAGCAGATTGTCGACCAGACCATCGATTCTACTCTGATGAAGCGCTACTCGACGCCGCAGGAACAGGCCAATGCCATTCTGTTTTTGGCATCGGATGAATCTTCCTACCTTACCGGTTCGGTGATTCCGGTCGGTGGTGGGGATTTGGGCTGA